One Acetobacterium sp. KB-1 DNA segment encodes these proteins:
- the trxA gene encoding thioredoxin — MSSEKIININMENFETEILSYNGAVMVDFWAEWCGPCKALSPTIDEISQELGENMKVCKINVDENQTLAQQFRVMSIPTVVFFKNGEAINRFVGVRDKNEYLDTMKNL, encoded by the coding sequence ATGTCCAGTGAAAAAATTATTAATATCAATATGGAAAATTTCGAAACCGAAATTTTATCCTATAATGGCGCTGTCATGGTCGATTTTTGGGCAGAATGGTGTGGGCCTTGTAAAGCGCTGTCCCCGACCATTGATGAAATTTCTCAGGAGCTTGGCGAAAATATGAAGGTTTGTAAGATCAATGTGGATGAAAACCAGACCCTGGCCCAACAATTCCGGGTCATGAGTATTCCCACCGTGGTTTTCTTTAAAAACGGTGAGGCGATCAATCGATTCGTTGGTGTCCGTGACAAAAACGAATACCTCGACACGATGAAAAACCTTTAA
- a CDS encoding stage 0 sporulation family protein — protein sequence MGKSVVGVRFKKVGKIYYFDPLDIAFEQFDPVIVETVRGVEYGEIALTARVVDEEEIVAPVKPVIRKATAADTIEFNKLKKSEQDAKAVFITKAKKHKLEMKLVDVEYTFDQKKAIFYFTAEGRVDFRELVKDLASIFKVRIELRQIGVRDEAKLFKGLGVCGRTTCCAQWLGDFTPVSIKMAKEQNLSLNSTKISGICGRLLCCLTYEQEFYEEVSKKLPKVGQRVITADGEGEVFKLSILEETVFVKIQVNKDETEVKRYLLEEIEVKKFEKVKKDK from the coding sequence ATGGGAAAATCAGTCGTCGGCGTACGATTTAAAAAAGTGGGCAAAATATACTATTTTGATCCGCTGGATATAGCATTTGAACAGTTTGATCCGGTTATTGTGGAAACCGTCAGGGGCGTTGAGTATGGCGAAATTGCCTTGACCGCCAGAGTGGTGGATGAGGAAGAAATAGTGGCTCCGGTCAAACCGGTTATCCGTAAAGCAACAGCAGCCGATACCATTGAGTTTAATAAGCTCAAGAAAAGCGAGCAGGATGCCAAAGCGGTTTTTATTACCAAGGCAAAAAAACACAAGCTGGAAATGAAACTGGTCGATGTCGAATACACCTTTGATCAGAAAAAGGCGATCTTTTATTTTACGGCCGAAGGTCGGGTGGATTTTAGAGAATTAGTCAAAGATCTGGCTTCCATCTTTAAGGTGCGGATTGAGCTGAGGCAAATTGGGGTTCGCGATGAGGCCAAACTATTTAAAGGCTTGGGCGTTTGCGGACGAACCACCTGTTGTGCCCAATGGCTGGGTGATTTTACACCGGTGTCGATTAAAATGGCCAAGGAACAAAACCTTTCCCTTAATTCGACTAAGATTTCAGGGATCTGCGGTCGGCTTTTATGTTGTCTGACCTATGAACAGGAGTTTTACGAAGAAGTTTCCAAAAAATTGCCCAAGGTGGGACAAAGAGTCATTACAGCCGATGGCGAGGGTGAAGTATTTAAGTTAAGCATTCTGGAAGAAACCGTTTTCGTCAAAATTCAGGTCAATAAAGACGAAACGGAGGTAAAAAGATACCTTCTGGAAGAAATTGAAGTAAAAAAATTCGAAAAAGTCAAAAAAGACAAATAA
- a CDS encoding 4Fe-4S binding protein — MAYKITDECIACGSCMDECPVEAISEGDIYVIDAATCTDCGACAEQCPVEAIVQD, encoded by the coding sequence ATGGCTTATAAAATTACAGACGAATGTATAGCTTGTGGATCATGCATGGATGAATGTCCAGTAGAAGCAATTTCTGAAGGCGATATCTATGTTATCGATGCAGCTACTTGTACTGACTGTGGCGCTTGCGCGGAACAATGTCCAGTAGAAGCAATTGTTCAAGACTAG
- the rd gene encoding rubredoxin, which produces MQKYVCDVCGYVYDPEVGDPDSGVSPGTAFEDIPDDWVCPLCGVGKEDFSPED; this is translated from the coding sequence ATGCAGAAATACGTATGTGATGTTTGTGGTTATGTTTATGATCCTGAGGTCGGGGACCCGGATAGTGGTGTGAGCCCAGGAACCGCTTTTGAAGATATTCCTGACGATTGGGTTTGCCCATTGTGTGGTGTCGGAAAAGAAGATTTTTCGCCGGAAGACTAG
- the holB gene encoding DNA polymerase III subunit delta', producing MFEKIQGHQTITSHLEKEIKTGEVSHAYLFSGIDGLGKKKTAREFAKALLCQDQRDKGCGHCPVCTQIDHENHPDVKIIGPKAGEASIKISQVREMISELSIKPYSGNWRINIVDGAERMTPEAQNSLLKSLEEPLCYNIFILITSHIQSILPTIRSRCQSYHFQPLSLVDLETVLCQETDFDKNTVSEVVGAAGGSPGMALYLLSNSEIQKERTHFLRELYSLLKGDEIKVFTLAEVLSKDKATSQAILEFFIHWFYEVSLLLEGHPLPNHGEPNPAHRAYHHLLENEKNQAIIKTLFEMMATIQYNVNLRLQWEKCFIKIMKIQKG from the coding sequence ATGTTTGAAAAGATACAGGGGCATCAAACCATCACCAGTCATCTTGAGAAAGAAATAAAGACCGGCGAGGTCAGTCATGCTTACCTTTTTTCAGGAATCGACGGCCTCGGAAAAAAGAAAACGGCCCGGGAATTCGCCAAAGCGCTTTTATGTCAGGATCAGCGTGATAAAGGCTGTGGCCATTGTCCGGTCTGTACCCAGATTGATCATGAAAACCACCCGGACGTTAAAATTATTGGTCCCAAAGCCGGTGAAGCCAGCATTAAGATCAGTCAGGTCCGGGAAATGATCAGTGAGCTGTCAATTAAACCCTACTCTGGTAATTGGCGGATTAATATCGTGGATGGGGCCGAAAGAATGACCCCTGAAGCTCAGAACAGTTTGCTAAAATCATTAGAAGAGCCGCTTTGTTATAATATTTTTATTCTCATCACCAGTCATATCCAATCCATTTTGCCCACCATCCGATCGCGCTGTCAGAGTTATCATTTTCAGCCGCTGAGTCTTGTCGATCTGGAGACCGTTCTTTGTCAAGAAACTGATTTCGATAAGAATACGGTCTCGGAGGTTGTGGGGGCCGCCGGTGGGTCCCCGGGAATGGCCTTATATCTGCTGAGTAATAGCGAGATCCAGAAAGAACGGACCCATTTTCTCAGGGAGCTTTACAGCCTTTTAAAGGGCGATGAGATCAAGGTCTTTACCCTGGCGGAGGTGTTATCCAAAGATAAGGCCACCAGTCAGGCGATCCTGGAGTTTTTTATTCACTGGTTTTATGAGGTGAGTTTGCTGCTGGAAGGTCATCCCCTGCCGAATCATGGCGAGCCCAACCCGGCCCACAGAGCGTACCACCATTTGCTGGAAAACGAAAAAAATCAGGCCATTATTAAAACTTTATTTGAAATGATGGCGACGATACAATATAATGTTAACTTAAGATTACAATGGGAAAAGTGTTTCATTAAGATAATGAAAATTCAGAAAGGATAA
- a CDS encoding DUF2007 domain-containing protein, which translates to MIEDQYIYLTMADSDMDFILLKNYLSANGIPVITKEKGFGGPIRSIFMGNFTPAHIEVFVKESDLEEAIKLLDYEEFSAELDEELGLDTEDWDDSDDSNNSKKNKPN; encoded by the coding sequence ATGATTGAAGATCAATATATCTATTTAACCATGGCCGACTCAGATATGGATTTTATCCTGCTTAAAAATTATCTAAGTGCCAACGGGATACCGGTAATCACTAAAGAAAAAGGGTTTGGTGGACCCATCCGCAGTATCTTCATGGGAAATTTTACGCCGGCTCATATTGAGGTTTTTGTCAAAGAGAGTGATTTAGAAGAGGCGATAAAACTTCTGGATTATGAAGAGTTCAGTGCCGAATTAGATGAAGAACTGGGGCTGGATACTGAGGATTGGGATGACAGCGATGATAGCAATAATAGCAAAAAGAATAAACCGAATTAG
- a CDS encoding thymidylate kinase → MEKNHQGQLIVIEGVDGSGKQTQTELLYDRLLKEGQKVKKIAYPRYDKKSSAMVKLYLEGAFGKDPGTISPYIASTFYAADRYASYKEDYEDFLNQGGLVLVDRYTTSNMVHQAGKIKDPGERKRFLDWLWDYEFNLYGLPIPDQVFFLNIPPEINQQLIKNRNNKITGKQEKDIHESSPEHLRDSYHSALALVSEYGWTEINCVLNNQLRSIKSIHEEIWECIEERKKND, encoded by the coding sequence ATGGAAAAGAATCATCAGGGACAACTCATCGTCATCGAAGGGGTGGACGGCAGTGGCAAACAAACCCAAACAGAGCTGCTCTATGACCGGCTGTTAAAAGAGGGGCAAAAAGTGAAAAAAATTGCTTATCCCCGCTATGACAAAAAATCCTCAGCCATGGTAAAATTATATCTGGAAGGGGCCTTCGGAAAAGATCCCGGCACCATCAGCCCGTACATTGCATCCACCTTTTACGCAGCCGACCGTTATGCGTCCTATAAAGAAGATTACGAGGACTTTCTGAATCAGGGCGGACTGGTCCTGGTCGATCGCTATACCACCTCTAATATGGTCCATCAGGCGGGAAAAATAAAAGATCCTGGGGAACGGAAACGTTTTCTTGACTGGCTGTGGGATTATGAATTTAATCTCTATGGTCTGCCGATTCCGGATCAGGTGTTTTTTCTTAACATTCCCCCGGAGATCAATCAGCAGCTGATTAAAAATCGGAACAATAAAATAACGGGCAAACAGGAAAAAGACATCCACGAAAGCAGCCCGGAGCATCTGAGGGATTCCTACCACAGTGCCTTGGCCCTGGTTTCGGAATACGGATGGACGGAAATAAACTGTGTTTTAAATAACCAGTTGCGAAGTATAAAAAGCATCCATGAGGAAATCTGGGAATGCATAGAGGAGCGTAAAAAAAATGATTGA